A region of Vitis vinifera cultivar Pinot Noir 40024 chromosome 13, ASM3070453v1 DNA encodes the following proteins:
- the LOC100261593 gene encoding uncharacterized protein C24H6.02c yields MAARLLQRIGRSFLGPKHPQTPIIKEPSWQFLPSASAAFTRDQFYRRGLGTQVEPTNYANEDEEKCEAGSLNLNSDSADDVSQVKSDDNSAVKYTAMSNLKTSSRHDLAMIFTCKVCETRSVKTACRESYERGVVVVRCDGCSNLHLIADRLGWFGEPGSIEDFLDARGEEVKKGSADTLNLTLEDLAGMKP; encoded by the exons ATGGCGGCTAGGTTGTTGCAGAGGATAGGCCGCTCTTTCTTGGGCCCCAAGCACCCTCAAACTCCTATCATCAAAG AACCCTCTTGGCAATTTCTTCCTTCTGCAAGTGCAGCCTTCACCAGGGATCAATTTTACAGAAGAGGACTTGGGACGCAGGTTGAACCAACCAACTATGCTAATGAAGATGAGGAAAAATGTGAAGCTGGCAGTTTGAACCTCAATTCTGATTCAGCTGATGATGTTTCTCAAGTGAAGAGCGATGACAATTCTGCTGTGAAGTACACTGCGATGTCGAACTTGAAGACATCCTCAAGGCATGATCTTGCCATGATCTTTACTTGCAAGGTCTGTGAAACAAGATCTGTGAAAACAGCTTGTCGTGAATCATATGAGAGAGGTGTGGTGGTGGTGCGATGCGATGGCTGTAGTAATCTGCACCTGATTGCAGACCGACTTGGGTGGTTCGGAGAACCTGGGAGCATTGAGGACTTTCTGGATGCCCGTGGGGAGGAAGTGAAAAAAGGTTCTGCAGATACCTTGAATCTAACTCTAGAAGATTTAGCTGGAATGAAACCTTGA